From the Mesotoga infera genome, one window contains:
- a CDS encoding FMN-binding protein: MRRSILIKVLVAIGIAVAVLLIIMFVFVVPKLEAELKELDTLEFAPLNLADLDDGFYEGSFGAGIVSATVRVAVSGHEIKSIEIVKHNHGRGKPAEEITLSVIENQSVEVDVVSGATYSSKVILKAIENALNR; this comes from the coding sequence ATGAGGAGAAGTATCCTTATAAAAGTACTTGTCGCAATTGGAATTGCCGTAGCGGTCCTGTTAATAATTATGTTTGTATTTGTTGTTCCAAAACTGGAAGCCGAACTGAAGGAACTGGACACACTCGAATTCGCACCGCTCAATCTAGCTGATTTGGATGACGGCTTCTACGAGGGCAGCTTCGGAGCTGGAATTGTGAGTGCAACTGTAAGAGTCGCTGTATCTGGGCACGAGATTAAATCAATTGAGATCGTTAAGCACAATCATGGCAGAGGGAAACCCGCGGAAGAGATCACCCTATCGGTTATCGAGAACCAGTCTGTAGAGGTCGATGTAGTTTCCGGGGCGACCTACAGCAGCAAGGTAATTCTAAAAGCCATCGAAAATGCCTTAAACAGATAG
- a CDS encoding flavodoxin, with translation MKTAIIYATRSGTAEKCSEKLSEMLSGESAVIDIKKVPSPDLSGYDAVIVGASIRIGKVQKEISEFVQKNLETLKEKRLGIFLCMGAGEESFSEYLSQNFPQEFLDRCKARGFFGGEFNLERLGFLSKMMLKAASKGKPQPHIIPGNIDRFVNDFEN, from the coding sequence ATGAAAACCGCAATCATCTATGCAACGAGGAGCGGGACAGCCGAAAAATGCTCAGAAAAACTCTCTGAAATGCTCTCCGGCGAAAGTGCCGTCATCGACATCAAGAAAGTCCCTTCGCCAGACCTGTCTGGATATGATGCAGTCATCGTTGGAGCTTCCATCAGAATCGGCAAAGTGCAGAAAGAGATTTCCGAATTCGTACAGAAAAACCTTGAAACGCTTAAGGAGAAGCGCCTGGGCATCTTTCTCTGCATGGGTGCTGGAGAAGAAAGTTTCAGCGAATACTTGTCTCAAAACTTCCCACAGGAATTTCTCGACAGGTGCAAAGCCAGAGGTTTCTTTGGAGGTGAGTTCAATCTCGAGAGATTGGGATTCCTTTCGAAAATGATGTTGAAAGCCGCCTCAAAGGGTAAGCCACAGCCCCATATTATCCCGGGCAATATTGATAGATTTGTCAATGACTTTGAGAATTAG
- a CDS encoding ABC transporter substrate-binding protein: MKKLLVFVLLCLSIFAFGKTTINFWHAMSGSRLGAVDAIVEGFNSENPNIEVVAQFTGSYAETLTKAIASYRAGNQPHIVQVYEVGLQTMLDSNAIKPVFELSGPYFDWGDVIGPILDYYTVGDQLYSMPFNSSSAILYYNKDIFRAAGLDPNKPPSTFDELYDMGRIIVESGAAQGGISFGWPAWVFEQTHSVHGQFYANNENGRVGKATEVYFNDAFGVKVLAEWIKWAQAKVFMYGGREYDANQAFLTKQVAMLIQSTSSVSSIESKADFEMGTTFLPVIPGYPKGNSVIGGATLWVMKGHTDEEYEAIWKFFQYLMKTEVTAEWHKSTGYFPTTNSAVKKLMDEGWFAENPNHLTAFLQILSGTRIPEAQGVRLGNFVAIRDVVDGAIENAIQYTGTDFEAEAKRILDNAAEKTNTILEEYTSIYGK; this comes from the coding sequence ATGAAAAAGCTTCTTGTGTTTGTTCTTCTGTGTCTGTCTATCTTTGCTTTTGGAAAGACTACTATCAATTTTTGGCACGCTATGAGCGGTAGCAGATTGGGTGCAGTCGATGCAATTGTAGAGGGGTTTAACTCAGAAAATCCCAACATTGAGGTAGTTGCTCAGTTCACTGGCTCGTATGCCGAGACTCTTACCAAGGCAATAGCTTCATATCGAGCGGGAAATCAGCCTCACATCGTGCAGGTTTACGAGGTCGGTCTTCAGACGATGCTGGACAGCAACGCAATCAAACCGGTCTTTGAGCTTTCTGGTCCCTATTTTGATTGGGGAGACGTGATTGGCCCTATTCTCGATTATTACACAGTAGGCGACCAGCTCTATTCAATGCCATTTAACTCTTCAAGCGCCATTCTCTATTACAACAAAGATATTTTCAGAGCAGCCGGACTTGATCCCAACAAGCCTCCTTCGACTTTTGATGAACTATACGACATGGGAAGGATAATCGTAGAATCGGGAGCCGCACAGGGGGGAATTTCCTTTGGCTGGCCTGCGTGGGTCTTTGAGCAGACACATTCGGTTCATGGCCAGTTCTACGCGAACAATGAAAACGGTAGAGTCGGCAAGGCGACAGAGGTTTATTTCAACGACGCTTTTGGTGTCAAGGTTCTTGCGGAATGGATAAAGTGGGCTCAGGCGAAAGTCTTCATGTATGGCGGCAGGGAGTACGATGCCAACCAGGCCTTCCTGACCAAGCAGGTTGCCATGTTGATTCAGTCGACATCATCGGTAAGTTCTATAGAGTCAAAAGCCGATTTCGAAATGGGAACAACTTTCCTGCCGGTCATACCCGGGTATCCGAAGGGGAACTCTGTCATTGGAGGAGCAACTCTGTGGGTAATGAAAGGCCACACCGACGAAGAATATGAGGCGATCTGGAAATTCTTCCAGTACCTTATGAAGACTGAAGTTACTGCCGAGTGGCACAAGTCGACGGGCTACTTCCCTACCACCAATAGTGCAGTCAAGAAGCTCATGGACGAAGGTTGGTTTGCCGAGAATCCAAATCACCTGACGGCCTTCCTTCAGATTCTTTCGGGAACGAGAATTCCTGAGGCCCAGGGAGTGAGACTCGGTAATTTCGTCGCTATAAGGGATGTTGTCGATGGGGCTATTGAAAACGCTATACAGTACACCGGAACGGATTTCGAAGCAGAAGCGAAGAGAATTCTCGACAATGCGGCAGAAAAGACGAACACTATTCTTGAAGAATACACATCGATCTACGGCAAGTAA
- a CDS encoding ABC transporter permease subunit has protein sequence MKQRKSSIFLSYLFLTIALVVLMFPIYYAFTMSTFDEKEAYSFPPKFIPSIHAFDNFATAWKTVNMGRLIFNSAFISITVALAKIFLSMLAAFAFTYFGNFKGKYFFFAVILITHMLPLPIRIVPTYELMRTFGWVNTYRALTIPFFASATGTLLFRQLFMTVPSSLSDAARIDGAGPMRFLFSVLIPLSKTNVGALFLIEFTYMWNEYLWPMIVTNSNNMRVVQIGIKMLLASEAQAAEWNIIMAGAIIAMVPPLIMLLLFQKTFMEGFSLKEEK, from the coding sequence ATGAAGCAGAGAAAATCATCGATTTTTCTGAGCTATCTCTTTCTAACAATAGCGCTCGTAGTACTAATGTTTCCGATTTACTATGCGTTTACTATGAGTACATTCGACGAGAAGGAAGCCTACTCATTCCCTCCTAAGTTCATCCCAAGCATTCACGCATTCGATAACTTCGCGACGGCATGGAAGACCGTCAATATGGGAAGATTGATCTTCAACAGTGCATTCATTTCGATTACCGTGGCGCTTGCAAAGATATTTCTTTCGATGCTCGCTGCCTTTGCTTTTACCTATTTCGGCAATTTCAAAGGGAAGTACTTCTTTTTTGCAGTTATACTGATAACTCACATGCTGCCGCTCCCGATCAGAATCGTGCCCACTTATGAGCTGATGAGGACATTCGGCTGGGTCAACACTTATCGGGCGCTTACAATTCCTTTTTTCGCCAGCGCAACAGGCACGCTTCTCTTCAGGCAGTTGTTCATGACCGTTCCCTCTTCTCTTTCAGATGCGGCGAGGATCGACGGAGCGGGACCGATGAGGTTCCTGTTCAGTGTTCTCATACCTCTTTCGAAGACCAATGTCGGAGCCCTTTTTCTTATTGAATTCACATATATGTGGAACGAGTATCTGTGGCCTATGATTGTTACCAACAGCAACAATATGAGGGTGGTTCAGATAGGAATAAAGATGCTGCTGGCCAGTGAGGCTCAGGCAGCGGAGTGGAATATAATAATGGCGGGAGCCATAATCGCCATGGTTCCTCCCTTGATTATGCTGTTATTGTTCCAGAAAACTTTTATGGAAGGATTCAGCCTGAAAGAAGAAAAGTAG
- a CDS encoding glycerophosphodiester phosphodiesterase encodes MRLIFKSMTVCVILLISTALSATAEFDVQGHRGGRGLMPENTIAAFTHALELGVDTIELDTVVTKDGVVVINHEAYLNPQRTRKDGQFIPEKILIKDLTFEELKEFDIGRLSKPEDWPEQTQLDGQRVSSLEEVLSLVHGHNDSHGKSVRVNIEIKHFPDRPSDTIDLREHVQKVLEILLKKGFEELATIQSFDWEALKISKELEPSVQTAALVSKTNLDKSIWTSGLRLRDFGFDIGRMLVSIGCSVISPSYSLMTDGWVESAHQSGLKIVPWTVNDLQEMKRLIDLGVDGIITDYPDRLIELLSNR; translated from the coding sequence ATGAGACTTATCTTCAAATCAATGACCGTTTGCGTTATTCTTCTTATTTCAACTGCGCTTTCCGCGACCGCAGAGTTCGATGTACAGGGGCACCGCGGTGGCAGGGGTCTCATGCCAGAGAATACAATTGCCGCCTTCACGCACGCTCTGGAACTGGGTGTTGACACCATTGAACTTGACACGGTAGTTACGAAAGACGGTGTCGTTGTGATCAATCATGAAGCGTATCTTAATCCACAGCGAACAAGAAAAGACGGGCAATTCATTCCAGAAAAGATACTCATAAAGGATCTTACTTTCGAAGAGCTCAAAGAGTTCGACATTGGAAGGCTTAGCAAACCGGAAGACTGGCCCGAGCAGACCCAGCTGGACGGCCAACGCGTTTCATCACTGGAAGAAGTGCTTTCTCTGGTACATGGACATAACGATTCACACGGAAAATCGGTTAGGGTGAACATTGAGATCAAGCATTTCCCCGATAGGCCTTCAGACACAATCGACCTGAGAGAACATGTTCAGAAAGTCCTGGAGATACTTTTGAAAAAAGGCTTTGAGGAGCTGGCAACAATACAGTCCTTCGACTGGGAGGCGCTCAAGATTTCGAAAGAACTTGAACCCTCAGTTCAGACTGCCGCTCTTGTGTCGAAAACCAATCTGGACAAGTCAATCTGGACTTCAGGGCTTAGATTGAGGGACTTTGGATTCGACATCGGAAGAATGCTGGTCAGCATCGGCTGCAGCGTAATTTCGCCCAGTTACTCGTTGATGACCGACGGCTGGGTGGAGAGCGCCCATCAATCCGGTTTGAAGATTGTTCCCTGGACTGTCAATGATCTCCAGGAGATGAAAAGATTGATCGATCTTGGCGTTGACGGGATCATTACCGACTATCCTGATAGGCTCATTGAGCTGCTTTCTAACCGATAG
- a CDS encoding MFS transporter, with the protein MNLNILFFEALIYASLATKNLLSQYFDISGFSSTEIGILMAVLPVVSLVSSPLWFKISSRLGQNRIYYIVSLSSAVCIWPIFTAGDFLTSLLFMILFSLFFSGVVPLGDSIIMTILKNTGGRFDRVRLFGTIGFAVTSLLLSSLVGISFFWLFAATSVVLAFSPIFLKKKSGESRRSAPENSAGAGSLLQFSVMTIGMFFGITLNSFHNSFIAVFTRQNGMDSSVVGVVFAITALSEIPFLLVADRIIEKIGSMKILLFGMAVIGVRMILVSFATNVYALYLVESLHGLTYILMYYALFHFIHYGLSGRRLIFAQSVFWIVRSGLTFIVGSIGGGIIIDAFSVFFAFRLFGFIGLLSAIIMTIVYFAFRRSRLNSR; encoded by the coding sequence TTGAATCTTAATATACTATTCTTTGAAGCACTAATATATGCTAGCCTTGCGACTAAGAATCTGCTTAGTCAATACTTCGACATCTCGGGTTTTTCCTCAACCGAAATCGGGATACTGATGGCGGTCCTACCGGTCGTCTCGCTGGTTTCCAGCCCTCTGTGGTTCAAAATCAGCTCCAGACTGGGTCAGAACAGAATCTATTATATCGTATCTCTTTCTTCAGCCGTATGCATATGGCCCATATTTACCGCCGGCGATTTCCTTACATCCTTACTCTTCATGATCCTCTTCTCTCTCTTCTTTTCGGGAGTTGTTCCACTCGGTGATTCGATAATAATGACGATTCTCAAGAATACGGGTGGTCGTTTTGATCGGGTGAGGCTTTTTGGCACGATAGGGTTTGCAGTTACCTCTCTGTTGTTGAGCAGTCTCGTCGGAATCAGTTTCTTCTGGTTATTTGCAGCCACATCCGTTGTTCTGGCCTTCTCACCAATATTCCTCAAGAAAAAGTCGGGCGAATCGAGAAGATCAGCCCCGGAAAACTCTGCCGGTGCAGGTTCCCTTCTTCAGTTTTCTGTGATGACAATCGGAATGTTTTTTGGAATTACGTTGAACTCCTTCCATAATTCTTTCATTGCAGTCTTTACGAGGCAGAACGGTATGGATTCCTCAGTCGTTGGGGTTGTCTTCGCAATTACGGCTCTTTCTGAGATTCCCTTCCTGTTGGTCGCCGACAGAATAATAGAGAAAATTGGCAGTATGAAGATCCTGCTATTCGGTATGGCTGTAATTGGAGTCAGGATGATTCTCGTCTCCTTCGCGACAAACGTTTACGCGCTCTATTTGGTGGAATCGTTGCACGGTTTGACGTATATTCTAATGTATTACGCGCTTTTTCACTTCATCCATTATGGACTTTCCGGCAGGCGGCTGATTTTCGCTCAGAGTGTCTTCTGGATTGTAAGGTCGGGACTTACATTCATCGTGGGGTCAATCGGAGGCGGAATAATTATCGACGCATTCTCAGTTTTCTTTGCCTTCAGGCTCTTTGGATTTATCGGGCTCCTATCCGCAATCATTATGACGATCGTTTACTTTGCGTTCCGAAGATCGCGATTGAATTCCAGATGA
- a CDS encoding sugar ABC transporter permease, with translation MHSRFPNRFLPYLLLLPSVVVVIIFLIVPTIQSLYLSFFRVSPFGDRLIFVGWYNFSKLFKSSDYIDSLVITLVFAVFVVLIGLTLGMLLSVLLNQKLKGLQVYRTLFIWTYAISPAVAGTIWALMFSPSSGPITFLLKAIFGANVNWMMDGKVALVAVIIAASWKMLGYNIIFFLSGLQTIPQELMEASAIDGASSLRRFFKITIPLLSPTTFFLLIMNTLYAFFQVFGLIDIMTKGGPGDATQVLVYKLYRDGFINLDTGFASAQSIVLFVFVAILTVLQFRFAEQKVFYG, from the coding sequence ATGCATAGTCGTTTTCCAAACAGGTTCTTACCCTACTTGCTACTTCTACCTTCGGTGGTCGTGGTCATCATCTTTTTGATTGTTCCAACTATTCAGTCGCTGTATTTGAGTTTCTTCAGGGTCTCTCCTTTTGGTGACAGGCTGATATTCGTGGGCTGGTATAATTTCTCCAAGCTCTTCAAATCTTCCGACTACATTGACAGCCTTGTAATCACGCTTGTTTTTGCAGTTTTCGTCGTACTGATCGGTCTGACTCTGGGAATGCTGCTTTCGGTACTTCTCAATCAGAAGCTGAAGGGGCTGCAAGTTTATAGAACTCTTTTCATCTGGACTTATGCAATTTCACCGGCCGTTGCAGGTACGATCTGGGCACTGATGTTCAGCCCTTCGAGTGGGCCGATCACGTTTTTGCTGAAGGCGATCTTCGGAGCTAACGTTAACTGGATGATGGATGGAAAGGTTGCCCTCGTTGCGGTAATCATTGCAGCTTCGTGGAAAATGCTCGGTTACAATATTATCTTCTTCCTATCAGGACTCCAAACGATTCCTCAAGAATTGATGGAGGCTTCTGCTATAGATGGCGCGTCGAGCCTTCGCAGATTCTTCAAGATCACTATTCCGTTGTTGTCGCCGACCACTTTCTTTCTGCTGATTATGAACACGCTGTACGCCTTCTTTCAGGTCTTCGGACTGATCGACATAATGACGAAGGGCGGCCCGGGAGATGCAACTCAAGTCCTTGTCTACAAGTTGTACAGAGACGGATTCATAAACCTTGATACCGGCTTCGCATCAGCTCAATCAATAGTACTTTTCGTTTTTGTAGCCATCTTGACGGTTCTTCAGTTCAGATTTGCCGAGCAAAAGGTTTTCTATGGATGA